A window from Deltaproteobacteria bacterium encodes these proteins:
- a CDS encoding glycosyltransferase family 9 protein codes for MKDSNFLIIKYSSLGDIINSIPAVRILRKARPDSRIHWLIKEPFAGLLKYSDFLDSVIVYGKGGGLAGTMDALGAIRKLGITTVFDLQGLLKSSLIGYFSGAKERVSLPNTREGSFLFHTRKLGIPRKTKGVHAVEENAAVIEDYAGLKRGSAQYDFSFTIPAEAAARATGLIGAGSGPVVAVSPTTRWKSKLFQPKKFAEVADRLTKECGARIFFTGTKGDIEYVNATIAFMQMPCVSLAGKTDLITLAAVLKASNLLLSCDSGTMHLGSAVGTPLVAVFGPTDPSYIGPYSKKSKAITASIECAPCRKRECEPLKCMDAVSVDEVFTSAREMLTLKSS; via the coding sequence TTGAAGGATTCGAACTTTCTTATAATAAAATACAGCTCGCTTGGCGACATAATAAACTCAATCCCTGCCGTGCGAATACTGAGGAAGGCAAGGCCTGATTCGCGCATCCATTGGCTCATAAAGGAGCCGTTTGCAGGGCTTCTGAAATATTCGGACTTCCTGGACTCGGTCATAGTGTATGGCAAGGGCGGAGGGCTTGCAGGCACCATGGATGCGCTTGGTGCGATAAGAAAGCTTGGCATAACAACGGTCTTTGATTTGCAGGGGTTACTAAAGAGTTCCCTCATAGGCTATTTTTCAGGGGCAAAGGAACGGGTGAGCCTCCCAAACACGCGCGAGGGAAGTTTTCTTTTTCATACGCGTAAACTCGGCATTCCAAGAAAGACAAAGGGCGTGCATGCGGTCGAAGAGAACGCGGCAGTGATCGAGGATTACGCAGGGCTAAAGCGAGGCAGCGCTCAGTATGATTTTTCGTTCACAATACCTGCAGAGGCCGCGGCAAGGGCAACCGGGCTTATCGGAGCCGGCAGCGGCCCTGTAGTTGCCGTAAGCCCGACTACAAGATGGAAGAGTAAGCTCTTTCAGCCGAAAAAGTTCGCCGAGGTCGCCGACAGGCTTACCAAGGAATGCGGGGCCCGTATATTTTTCACCGGCACCAAGGGAGATATCGAGTACGTGAACGCGACAATTGCCTTCATGCAGATGCCATGTGTGAGCCTTGCCGGAAAAACAGACCTCATAACGCTTGCGGCGGTTCTCAAGGCATCCAATCTGCTCCTTAGCTGCGATTCGGGAACAATGCACCTTGGCTCAGCAGTGGGCACGCCGCTTGTAGCCGTGTTTGGCCCGACAGACCCGTCGTACATAGGGCCGTATTCGAAGAAATCGAAGGCCATAACGGCTTCCATAGAATGCGCGCCGTGCAGGAAAAGAGAGTGCGAGCCGTTAAAATGCATGGACGCGGTGAGCGTAGACGAGGTGTTTACTTCGGCAAGGGAGATGCTTACTTTAAAGTCGAGTTAA